In a single window of the candidate division KSB1 bacterium genome:
- a CDS encoding DUF1992 domain-containing protein, which yields MVEAKIKEAIAKGEFDNLHRKGKPLDLSNYFRKPARFRLSMIS from the coding sequence ATCGTAGAGGCAAAAATAAAAGAGGCCATCGCAAAAGGGGAGTTCGATAACCTTCATAGAAAAGGCAAACCGCTTGACTTGAGCAATTATTTCCGGAAGCCTGCCAGGTTTAGATTATCTATGATTTCTTGA